A window from Hemicordylus capensis ecotype Gifberg chromosome 2, rHemCap1.1.pri, whole genome shotgun sequence encodes these proteins:
- the LOC128342677 gene encoding zinc finger protein 397-like isoform X1 produces MEETKPVVSTPGEGLEGSGKDRSRGEVLRWVVSKEVKREPQEWLVQLWGVKEEALGTGTEGERQCFRQFRYQEADGPRDVFCRLWDLGHQWLKPERRTKEQILELIVLEQFLTILPQEMQSWVKEHISESCLHAVALAEDFLLRQREAKSQEKEVPELLGEVNGSVLKASQAPSGTGQKQPFSEVKREENALVFGKEACENKNKRGPLEESLEQTECQELSGRTEYQESSEQATYQELGENDEDPAGPRRLQGNQRDEWMDESTAGEENDFLEIADPQRSCRGKCRKICNLCGKSFSYNSSLKRHWRTHTGEKPYKCTYCGERFSQNPVLVRHQRTHTGEKPYKCPECGKRFSQRQHLITHQIIHTGEKPYKCFTCGRSFNRSQNLIRHQRIHTIEPLY; encoded by the exons ATGGAAGAGACCAAACCTgtagtgtctactcctggtgaggGACTGGAAGGTTCCGGAAAGgacaggagcagaggagaagttCTGAGGTGGGTGGTCTCGAAAGAAGTGAAACGGGAACCCCAAGAATGGTTAGTCCAGCTCTGGGGAGTGAAGGAGGAGGCTCTGGGAACTGGCACAGAGGGCGAGCGTCAGTGTTTCAGGCAGTTCAGATACCAGGAAGCTGATGGCCCGCGAGACGTTTTCTGCCGCCTCTGGGACCTTGGCcaccagtggctgaagccagagagacgtaccaaggagcagatcctggAGCTGATAgttctggagcagttcctgaccatccttCCTCAGGAAATGCAGAGCTGGGTGAAGGAACACATTTCCGAGAGCTGCTTGCATGCCGTGGCCCTGGCGGAGGATTTTCTGCTCAGGCAGCGAGAGGCCAAGAGCCAAGAAAAAGAG GTGCCAGAGCTGCTTGGAGAAGTGAATGGGAGTGTCTTGAAAGCAAGCCAGGCTCCATCAGGCACTGGACAAAAGCAACCCTTCAGTGAAGTCAAACGGGAAGAGAATGCTCTTGTGTTCG GAAAAGAGGCATGTGAGAATAAGAACAAGCGGGGCCCTCTTGAAGAATCTTTGGAACAAACAGAATGTCAAGAGTTATCTGGACGAACTGAATATCAAGAGTCATCAGAACAAGCTACATATCAAGAGCTAGGAGAAAATGATGAGGACCCAGCGGGACCAAGGAGGCTGCAGGGAAACCAGAGAGATGAGTGGATGGATGAATCCACTGCTGGCGAAGAAAATGACTTCCTTGAAATTGCAGATCCACAGAGATCATGCAGGGGAAAGTGCAGGAAGATTTGCAACCTGTGTGGGAAAAGTTTCAGTTACAACTCCAGTCTGAAGAGACACtggagaacccacacaggggagaaaccttaCAAATGCACATACTGCGGGGAAAGGTTCAGCCAAAACCCCGTCCTTGTTCGACACCAGAGGACCCAtacgggagagaaaccatataaatgtccAGAGTGCGGGAAAAGGTTCTCTCAGCGTCAGCATCTGATCACGCATCAGataatccacactggagagaagccatacaaATGCTTCACTTGTGGGAGAAGCTTCAATCGTAGCCAGAATCTTATCcggcaccagagaatccacaccaTCGAGCCATTGTATTAA
- the LOC128342677 gene encoding zinc finger protein with KRAB and SCAN domains 1-like isoform X2 produces the protein MEETKPVVSTPGEGLEGSGKDRSRGEVLRWVVSKEVKREPQEWLVQLWGVKEEALGTGTEGERQCFRQFRYQEADGPRDVFCRLWDLGHQWLKPERRTKEQILELIVLEQFLTILPQEMQSWVKEHISESCLHAVALAEDFLLRQREAKSQEKEVPELLGEVNGSVLKASQAPSGTGQKQPFSEVKREENALVFEACENKNKRGPLEESLEQTECQELSGRTEYQESSEQATYQELGENDEDPAGPRRLQGNQRDEWMDESTAGEENDFLEIADPQRSCRGKCRKICNLCGKSFSYNSSLKRHWRTHTGEKPYKCTYCGERFSQNPVLVRHQRTHTGEKPYKCPECGKRFSQRQHLITHQIIHTGEKPYKCFTCGRSFNRSQNLIRHQRIHTIEPLY, from the exons ATGGAAGAGACCAAACCTgtagtgtctactcctggtgaggGACTGGAAGGTTCCGGAAAGgacaggagcagaggagaagttCTGAGGTGGGTGGTCTCGAAAGAAGTGAAACGGGAACCCCAAGAATGGTTAGTCCAGCTCTGGGGAGTGAAGGAGGAGGCTCTGGGAACTGGCACAGAGGGCGAGCGTCAGTGTTTCAGGCAGTTCAGATACCAGGAAGCTGATGGCCCGCGAGACGTTTTCTGCCGCCTCTGGGACCTTGGCcaccagtggctgaagccagagagacgtaccaaggagcagatcctggAGCTGATAgttctggagcagttcctgaccatccttCCTCAGGAAATGCAGAGCTGGGTGAAGGAACACATTTCCGAGAGCTGCTTGCATGCCGTGGCCCTGGCGGAGGATTTTCTGCTCAGGCAGCGAGAGGCCAAGAGCCAAGAAAAAGAG GTGCCAGAGCTGCTTGGAGAAGTGAATGGGAGTGTCTTGAAAGCAAGCCAGGCTCCATCAGGCACTGGACAAAAGCAACCCTTCAGTGAAGTCAAACGGGAAGAGAATGCTCTTGTGTTCG AGGCATGTGAGAATAAGAACAAGCGGGGCCCTCTTGAAGAATCTTTGGAACAAACAGAATGTCAAGAGTTATCTGGACGAACTGAATATCAAGAGTCATCAGAACAAGCTACATATCAAGAGCTAGGAGAAAATGATGAGGACCCAGCGGGACCAAGGAGGCTGCAGGGAAACCAGAGAGATGAGTGGATGGATGAATCCACTGCTGGCGAAGAAAATGACTTCCTTGAAATTGCAGATCCACAGAGATCATGCAGGGGAAAGTGCAGGAAGATTTGCAACCTGTGTGGGAAAAGTTTCAGTTACAACTCCAGTCTGAAGAGACACtggagaacccacacaggggagaaaccttaCAAATGCACATACTGCGGGGAAAGGTTCAGCCAAAACCCCGTCCTTGTTCGACACCAGAGGACCCAtacgggagagaaaccatataaatgtccAGAGTGCGGGAAAAGGTTCTCTCAGCGTCAGCATCTGATCACGCATCAGataatccacactggagagaagccatacaaATGCTTCACTTGTGGGAGAAGCTTCAATCGTAGCCAGAATCTTATCcggcaccagagaatccacaccaTCGAGCCATTGTATTAA